The nucleotide window TTAGGAATTCTTCGTCACCCTGTTACTTTTCATGTAAAGGATGGAAAATGGGTTGATATTACTGGCGAAGAGGAAGCAGCTTTTCTTCGTGGGTGGTTCAAGCGACTCAACGACCCCCATATGTGCAACGTTGCTCATGTCTGCTATGGTTTTAACCCAGGCGCTCGCCTTTCAGGATTGTGTACCGAAGATGAAAGGGTTTGGGGTTCTACAGAATGGGGTTTTGGTTACCAGGGTCCATTTTTTAAGGGCAATGCTGGACCTGCAGTCACCCATGTAGATGGTATTTGTTTAAATTCCTCCGTTTGGTTAGATGGAACGCAGATAATGGACCAGGGTAAACTTACTCATCCTAAACTAGCCGATCTTGCTCATCGAATGGGAAAACAGTAAACAAAGACAAACGGGAAACGAAGTGAAAGAGAAGAAAGGAGAATGGGTATGAGAGAAAGATTAAAAAGAAGTTTTTGAATTTTGCATAACATCTTGAGACACATAAAAAGATACAAAGAAATAATAATTAGGAGGTTTAAAAATGTTAAGAAAATTTTTTATTTGTTTGATAGGAGTATTAGTTATTTTGAGTGTTTTGGGAGGAATGTCGTCTTACGGTGCTCCCAGCACGCCTTCTACTGCCTTGCCGACTATTAAAATACTCGGTACGATACCT belongs to bacterium and includes:
- a CDS encoding leucyl aminopeptidase; the encoded protein is LGILRHPVTFHVKDGKWVDITGEEEAAFLRGWFKRLNDPHMCNVAHVCYGFNPGARLSGLCTEDERVWGSTEWGFGYQGPFFKGNAGPAVTHVDGICLNSSVWLDGTQIMDQGKLTHPKLADLAHRMGKQ